The region TGTGTGCAGTCTGTAGACTGTAATACCCCCCATTTACCCAAAGTTAAACCCCTGCTGACAACACACTGGATACTTGTATATATGTTTAGTTTGTTTCTGATGCATTTCTCTTTTCAGACTGTTGTCTCCATAGTTTGACACTAGAATCTCTCCTTCTTGCCTTTCTTCCCATATAAATCTGATTACCTGATGGTGGGTTGTGATGTTGCCTAGAATGATTGTTTACAATTTTATTCCATTTATCTCTGGATATTATGTAAATATTGTAattcattgtctttttttaactTGATAATAAAGTTATCAGATAACGGTTGATTACATTTCTCTCCTTTCTGCCTCTAAGAGGTGGCTTTTCTTTGCGTTAAACTGAGATGTTAAGGGATAAGATTGAACTACAGTATGTGATCATTTGGAGATTAAATTGTGGGAATATGGTGTATTATTTTAATCAGCCGTGACAGCATGTGGCTGGtattttcaccttgtgagtctgtgtgtatgtgtttgtcatCATGGCAAGATATGGTCCTAGAGATACATGCTAAAGctggaactaccacagaggccAAACACTGAAAAGGGGGTTGGCATAGCTGCTTCATcttcattgtcattgtgaacATGCTAGCATACTGATGTATCATCAGGTCAGCCTCACAGTATCTTCTTACTTGGCTGTGGACTCTTGTTagattatttgtgtgtgtttctatgtggaAACACTGTGGTTTAATGATGAAGTAGTTCGCACATTTAACCACTTCTCCTCCAAAGTTAATCTCATGCTTTGTAAAAATTTCTTCATGGTTATCCATTCTAGCTtttgtaaaacatgttttcaattTCCAGTGACATATACGATTTTCTTTGCAACATGTCCACAAAGACCTTGGAATAACCAATAATAGTCCCAGCAGCTTGTCCACAGGAAATAGCTCCGGGCTGAGAAGGCATCTCAGTGGCCTTCACTGTGTGTTACACCCTTccacccttttctctctctctctctctctctctctctctctctctctctctactacTCTCCACACCCTGCATGAGCTCTACTGACCAAAACCACAAACCCTGCAAATGTCagttgtgtgtgcttttctgcGTCTTGGTATGTCTGTGTAATGCACGTAGGTGAAATGCTGAACCTCTTGCACCCTACATACCACAAGTCATTTAGGTCAGCTATGCTTCCATGTTTCACTGGTCCTTCATTGAGCCAACtgtatcacaaaaaaacagcacttgGAGTGGTGTATCTCTAGTGTCTTCCTATTCAAAGTCTCGATTTCACACAAGTcttctgcatttcctctccTGCCTATTTTTGAAGGGGTGGCGTTTTTATTTCACATGTCTAACATCATCACTTAAAAATATCTTCAAGTCACCGGAGATCAGGCTGTAATCTCTGTGGCTCACCACTTCAGAGGGGGCCGATGGCAGACTGACGACCCCTGGAGACAGGAGCAAGAGGCACAGCCACAGTGgggagaggggaaaggaggacactgctgctgctgctgctgctgctgagtggaGCAACATAAGGACACGCCTGGTGAGTGTGTGCTCAGGCCACGGCAGGCGGGGGCACTGCTCTTGTTGTAATAACTggatgacagagagggagaggggatgAGGGTTGAGAGGAAGGATAGAAAGCAAAGTAAGGATAGAAGAAGAGTAAGAAGGGTGAAGGGGGTAGAAGGACAAGGGAGAGACAGTTGGGAGGAATGGGACATAAAGATAGACTCACGCACACAGTCATAGAATGTAATCCATCCATGCATGAAGGACCTGGGATTATTCAAAGTTGTGATAACAGCATAGAATACTATCTCAAGCTCAGTCATCACAACATGTTTAGCCCACCAGTGTCAGTCTTCAGAGGAATATGAAACACCATACACTCAACTTATGCATGCAAAAGTAAATTGCAGGTAATGCTTTGATCACATGTCAATTAAAAGTTGACATAGGCGTTGGTGATTGGTCCAAATTCCACGAGAGGCACAGACACCGCACCATCGAGATGTCAAAGATTTGTCAAAGaatcccaaacacaaacattaaaagtaCTGCAGACAAATTGCTTGCATGGTTGAGCTGttgctctgtctgctgctcataATCTCTTCAGCTGAATTGGAGTCTGCTTGAGGGcagagtagtgtgtgtgtgtgtgtgtgtgtgtgtgttcctgagaGGTTTAGTAAGAGTGTATAAATCAGGCTCTTTCTGTACCTGCATGCCAGCAGAATAAATTAACATTATTGTTCACTGTTACATCGTAAATAAGAGGTGTCCATGTTTATGttaatgtatgtaaaaaaaTTAGCGAGGCCTTTAAAAAGTGTTGAACGATTTTGTAACACTATCATAACTATGTTTATTCCCAGTGATTTACAGCTTCAGTTGCACTTATTCAAATTGATTCTTGTCAAATTCATGGATTTAACTGATTATGAGAAATTAAAACAATGGTAGAAAGTTTGtaagcacatttactcaaataaTGTACCTAACTTTTCTTGactatttctattttctttttcctgttacACCTTCCAAAATCCATTTCAGAGacaaatgttttacttttactaaTGTTACTTTTTGCTCTACTTCAAGTATTTCATATAGTTACTATTGACATTGCAGATAAATACTAAACATATAATCAGTTAGTAAAATGATGCCGTGTTTCCGTATTGCATATTAATAAACGGTTTAAGTTTATAAAGcatcatttacaaatgtttatacataaatgcatcaataataataatccaacaAAACAACTTAAATACAACATACAGTAATAGCATAACTCTCCTTTCCTTGTAATGGcttatttatttagttagtttAGCTATTAGCCACGTTTATCGAAGGGCACATTGAAAACTTCCTCCACAGGTGAGTTAGTGAACTGTCAGTGTAATGTTAAAGTTGTCCAGCAGGAGCGCTGTAGGCTGACCAACTCAGATAGAAGAAGAGAGACGAAAAGTCATGGCGGCTGACAGTTTGTAATGAgccaacaaaaacagcaaagattCTTGCAAGTAGGATCTACGACGTTCAAACCAGGCGCGGGCATAAAAACTCAGTCGGCAAAATGCTGATAACTTTGAAAACCTTGCAACAGCAGACGTTTAAAATCGACATCGACGAAGAGGAGACGGTAAGAGTTGAAACCATGCATCTGTGAAGGGGGTGGACTGGGAGTTGGGTATGTCCTGGAACCgagtgttttagtttttcaacATTTGAAATGAGACCATCAGTAAATGGGTCTGCGTAGATAGGAAGGATTAGTTTCAGATGGACCAAGTGTTCGGGTTAATGCGACTTGTGTTCAGCGCGGAACTTTAGATAGATTCGCGTTATTTGATTCCTACTGGCTAGGAAAGTAGTTTGTATAGTCAGTATTTAGCCGTAGCCCGCGTCAGTGTCGGGGGGCTCTCATAATTGCAGCGTTTGATGTTTTTGAAGCAGTAATTTATGAGAAATTATAACtgttcattttccatttaataAATCGAAATTAGCGGGACAGTAGCAGCAAATCAACGTTATATGATTAATGTAGTTAGGTATTATCTTTTAAGCAAGACGACGTTAGTTTGAACTTAAGCTACTGTAAACCAGCGCCAAagcttaaaattaaatttaactttaacgGTCGATGTCTGAGCTCTGATGGCCACCGTATATTTTAATAATACTTTACATTTTGGCGTTTTGCCTATGGAAAACAGCCTTTCGTTAACTTTTACTTTCGATGAGTCTGCACAGCTGtgtgaaacatgaaaatgacattttatgaaGTTGGGTTTAAGGGGTAAAACGTCTTGTTATTTCCAGCATGGTTTTTGAATTAGTTCTGAGCTTCAGAAGAGGCAGAAGTTTCACGTCCGTTCAACTCCAGTTTTATGATGGTGCTGGTAGTTAACCCAGTGCACACtttgtactttattttttaactcgTGCTAACGTTATATAATAAGGGCTGGACAAAATGGTGGCTGAAAAGGTGCTTCATTTTACATTATagtattctaaaaaaaaaaaaaacaaagtggcctgatttttttctttcttttttttaacaggtgAAGACATTAAAAGAGAGAATTGaacaggagaaaggaaaggacaactTTTCAGTTGCTGGACAGAAACTGATATATGCTGGTATGTTCCCACTGTTGACTGTTTTAACTAGGGCTGCACccaattattattttcattatcgattattCCCCTCTTttatctgaccaacagtccaaaatgcAGTCAAAGTTGAACAAGCtggaactggaaaaaaaaaacggaggaaaaaaaattatttttctgtccgTTGACAACTCGGTTAATCAGCTAATCGTTGCAGCTCCAGTTTAAACTCTGCTTAAATCCTCCCATTTCTTGATAAGTTTCTCTTCTCCTTGTGCTGTCAAAATCTACATggaatttaatttcagtggtttactctgtgaaaaacacatttagaaatTCCTGCAAAATATCTACCTTAAAGTTTATTGCATTCGTTTATTGAGTGTTCATCTCCTTGTTGCAACCCATTACACTGTCCATTGACGTTTTAGATGTATTTGTGATGCTGATAGTAGCTGAAAGCTAAATGGCCAGAAAATATAGTCACAGCTGTCCTTTAGAAGAAGTCAAGAGCAAGTTCACTTTTTTCTCacaagcagcagctctgctcacaTCTCTGACTGCTGATATATACAGTGGACAACAAAACTGAGCCACAGTGTAAAAGACAGAAGGTGCAGTGGCTGTACTCAAGAAATGATGCCACACACAATTAGCTATTTATGCAACCTTGTCTTGAACACATAACTTGCCTTCAACatataaagtgtttttaaaaattcaaagaaTGGAATCTCACTAATGAAGGGTGTGTTCACCTTTGTTGCACTTGGttcttgttgtgtgttgtgagtgagATTACACTTTGAAGAATGGTTCGCAGTACTTTGACTTGAAATGCTTAGCCCTAGTTTACAGTTGGATCAAAGACTGAGCTTTCAAATGGCCTCCACTGAGACAGAAGTTGCCATTCTTGCTTACCTCTCACTCATGACATGTCAAATTTTGTTGCGTTGTAATAGAACTTATGCAATTGTAAATTCACATCTATAAGAGCTGTTGCATTGTTGTGCATATTGTCACCCATTGGATTTGTTGTACTGATCCATTCAAAGGcccaaataaatgtattttgttcATATCATGAGCACCACTGTAATTTAACAATCACACATGACAAACTCCAAGGGAGGTTGAAAGTATTTTAtaggcagtgtgtgtgaactgtatATTATAACATGTTATACAATGGTGTTTTGTGTGACCCACTTCAAGTGGTTTCTCAGGCACATAtatgacacaaaataaaagcagtgctTTACAATAGAACAAAAAGAACCAGACATGGTAACAAAAGCAGACGATGAAACAGTTAGTCATTGATACAGCATGACACCATCTTTTGTTACATCCCTGCGTGTTGTTTCAGAGTTCACGGCAGGTGAATCCAGCAGAGTTTtgactcatttttctgtttcttcccaGGTAAAATCCTCAACGATGAGTCGGCCCTCAAAGAGTATAAAATCGATGAGAAGAACTTTGTGGTCGTCATGGTGACAAAGGTttgggaatttaaaaaatagttttagTATTGTGGGCTCAGTATTGTCCATCCCTGGCTCCGTTTTATTTAATACATTGCAGATCACTTCAGCTaattaaagaaaagaatatCATGAGACATTGTCTTGTTCCTAGCTTAACTGAGAAGAGGACAATTTACATTAATCCTTTCTCCTCAAAATATCCATGTGTGGGCGTATTTAAACTGGACTGCATTTGAGTTTAAACCACATTTGATTAGTATTTTGCTCATACTGAAGGTATAGAGAGGCTCAGTCCTGTCCTAATCTCTTTGATGTACCTTCTCCCTACTGCAAATGACCCATTATGACCCTGAAGCgacatatttttgtattttaaacttTGTCTCACAGCCCAAAACAGCCTCAGCCGCCCCTCAGCCTTCACCTTCCACCCCAGCCCCCACCACTACAGCTTCTGCAGCACCTCCTGCCTCATCGTCCGgctctgaaaacacagcagagcgtGCTTCCACAGATGACAAACCAGAGGAGAGACAGTCCTCCACTACTGAACCAGCTTCCTCCCAAGTTCGGTAAAGATGGGTAGATGTTTGTCTTTAACTGTTTATCTGATACCGCTGTGTGTCTTGCTTCGAGAAGTGATCACCCAAggtctgttttcttttgcagaaGCTCTGAGgcatcaacaaacacaaacctaaTTGATGAGGCAGTTTCAAATCTAGGTGAGGCAGCATTTGTAAACCTAATTTGTAGGTCATCATTGTATGACTTGTTACTCGTGCTACATCTGACAAAAATCTAAGATTATGAACCTGGTATAAGAATTTTGTTGGTTCATTTTGGCCCACATTGTTGATATCCACAGTGTGCTGATATTGATGTATTGTAATCAATAAACAGTCTGACACCGCAGCTCGGCCAAAGCATAATCCCACTGTTTCTTGTGGCCACATGCTCTGAACTTTGCAGATATTGCTTTGCTCAGAGCAAATCTTTCAGGTCTTAATTATTCTGACTCATACAGCCGCGGATGTGAATTTTTAGACTTTGAGATGGGTTGGTTATTTTTATGGGACACAACAGAGGAATTAATTTTGATGCATGCCATGTTGTGTTATCTGTGTTGTATATATAATAGCATGTTAATATGTGTTTAAAGActatttgttttcttcaaatTAAAGTTTATATTAATGTCTTTCTGGTGGTCTTGACAgttttaaagtaatttacaaagaCACAATTTCTGTCCAATactgaaactgaacattattttctaaataCTGGGTCACTAATAATTAGGAAGTGGAGTGAGGTTTTTCTGAAATAGTTTTAATTATAGTGCTGTACTTGAGAAAACACAACTTCACAGATTCTACTACTGAAATGCACTCTAtgtgttggtgtctgtgtgttcctgtaGTGACAGGCCCATCATATGACGCCATGGTGAACGAGATGATGCTCATGGGCTACGAGAGGGAGCAGGTGGTAGCAGCTTTGAGAGCGAGTTTCAACAACCCAGACAGAGCTGTGGAGTACCTGCTCACAGTAAGAACAGTGCTATGTCTGTGGCCATAGCTTTGCACCAATCTAGCAATGTGCTTCAACTCATGATGGCTCTACAAGTGGACTACAAGTAGTTCTGAATCTCAGAATAACAGTGAGATCCTAGCttcttcagtattttattttatttatttatttattttaaaaaatctcataATTTTTCTGACAGGGTATCCCAGGCGGAGATCCGGGCCACGCGTCAGGACCTGATGCAGTTGCGCCTCCAGTGAGTGGAGCTCCAGCTGCACCCACAGGCGATAATAGCTCCCCCACCAACACTGGCTCTTCACCAAGTGCTGGAGGTGAATGGCCCACACTATTCTGCATATTCCATCAGCCTCTGTGAACCTATTTTAATTTCTgatattatttttctctgtctggctTGTTGACTCTTGCTGCTTGCACTTTTTGActtatattttttcttctcaggCAATCCTTTGAATTTCCTAAGAAATCAGCCCCAGTTTCATGTGATGCGACAGCTGATCCAGCAGAATGCAGCCCTGCTTCCAGCCCTGCTGCAGGAGATCGGCAGGGAAAACCCCGAACTTTTGCAGGTGAAGTACTGACAGagctttatgtgtttttaaatgtttctgtaagTGTGCATGTACTTgggaaaattgaaaaaaaaattgcagctTGGGGTTGAGACTTGAGTTGCATTGTGTCATTTTGGGAATTGTAGGATCCAGCTTTTTTGGGATCTTGACCCTTACTAGACACTAAAAGTCAGGAgtttgaaaattatttttcaaatctgtctcttgtgagtcTTCCAAATGTATTTCTAAAACCAAATATATAATAGGCAGCTacaggatgttttttgttgttgtttgttttgttcttatttttttcatgaagtAATTTATTTATCCACATTTTAAGGCTTATGAAACATTGAACAGTTCCGATGCTCCTCAGTAATACCTAATCTGCTCATTTACCACTGTAGGAAATTAGCAACCACCAAGAGCAGTTCATCCAGATGCTGAATGAACCTAATCCAGAAGCCGTGCCGGCCAGTGGTGGCAGTGGTTCAGGAGGAGCCGGAGGAGCTGGAGGCATCAGAAGTGATGCACCCAGCGGAAGTCACATGAGCTATATCCAGGTCACGCCACAGGAGAAAGAGGCCATTGAGAGGGTGAGGACTAACACAACACTAACATTAACCCTCTCCTTTAGTCCAAACTTAAGTGCTGCTTTACTAGAAGCGCCGGAATATGATACACAACTCTAATGATGTTGCCAAAATCCTTACTTGAGGTTTTATTCTTCTCATGGCAGAGACTGATAAAGCATGAAGCACAAATTGCCATTTGCTTATTAAAGTACTGTTTGGCTAATTTGCAACACCTCTCTCTCTAATTCCAGCTAAAAGCCTTAGGATTTCCAGAGGGACTTGTTATACAAGCCTACTTTGCTTGTGAGAAGAACGAGAACTTGGCTGCCAACTTTCTTTTACAACAGAACTTTGACGATGATTAAAAGAGCCATCcttactttaatttttttcttattttttcttcctctatcTTTTGATTACTGATGTTAAATATATGCGTACAACAAGCCTTTTACATTTCCAGAAGTTTTATTCACCACTTCCACATTCACTTCTCTAATAACACTGGATCATTATCACAAGGACAGGCTGTTGTTTGTGATCAGTTTGAAATGGAGGAACAATTAAAGTACAGTAACTTTGCATCAGAAATCACCTGTGTGCTATTGATTTTTTAACACTGTAGTTAAGacctctgatttatttttattttttatcaatATGGTTTGCAATGGCAGTATGTTTTACAATATAAGCGGTAAGGTCAGTTCAGGGTAGATCTGAAAGCTATTCACATGctcttattctattttttttaaggttgagaagtaatttttaaaattaaagctgTGGATAACAAACAAAATTTGTGGGACTAGTTCCTTTTCTATTTAACATCCGTCATCTGCATGTTAAATCAACACTGTTGTTGGCAGGAGGCATTTTAAAGgcatttaaacatgtatgtaGTTTACATACATGTGATAGGGTTTAGTTGCAAAGACTGTtatttttatggaaaaaaataaagttttcaagATAAATGAAAGCTGTgactgttttgctgtgtttggaGTCTGATGTTAGtctgaaattgaaaaaaaggtaaataacTTCTGCAATTAACAGTGACTATACATGTCAGTTACTATAGTAAATATAGTGTATTTACTACTCTAATTTAGATATATATTGCTGCTCTCACCCAAGAATTGGTTGTAAATTGGATAAGGCAGTTTCCACAGCTAGGAACAGAAGATGCATGACAAGGAGCCCTGAGTGTGTTTAAAACTGAATTAACCTATAGGGGGCAACATAGACCACAACATGCTTCTAAACATCAATACCAAGCTCTGTTTGCCagcctgaaaatgtgtttatttcgAGATTATAAAATGGGTCAATATTTCAAAATTTAACAACATTTGATTTAAGAAGCGCAACAGTTTTGCCTCTAAAGATAATTGAAATATGTGATTTGTTAGACTTCATGCCATGGGGCTCTTATGagtagaaacagaaagagatacTACCTTATTAAGGCCTGAGCACAAAATTTgtgcgaagccctattgtaactgaagggattattattctcctctttcttattgtaactgaagggattattattctcctctttcctattgtaactgaagggattattattattcttcttttatttttcttccgccgctttgtcggctaatttgtACCCCTGAACatgctcaaaaagtcaccaaactttgcccaaaattgtcccctgacaaaaaaattcttgtttgacactgtccgtgTGACCAGGCGCAGCCAAATgtctctgcagcgccccctaaAATGTGAAAGTATTCACCGTAAGTCCACGATatacaggaagtcagccattttggaaagactgcACCATTTGGCCTT is a window of Toxotes jaculatrix isolate fToxJac2 chromosome 16, fToxJac2.pri, whole genome shotgun sequence DNA encoding:
- the rad23b gene encoding UV excision repair protein RAD23 homolog B encodes the protein MLITLKTLQQQTFKIDIDEEETVKTLKERIEQEKGKDNFSVAGQKLIYAGKILNDESALKEYKIDEKNFVVVMVTKPKTASAAPQPSPSTPAPTTTASAAPPASSSGSENTAERASTDDKPEERQSSTTEPASSQVRSSEASTNTNLIDEAVSNLVTGPSYDAMVNEMMLMGYEREQVVAALRASFNNPDRAVEYLLTGIPGGDPGHASGPDAVAPPVSGAPAAPTGDNSSPTNTGSSPSAGGNPLNFLRNQPQFHVMRQLIQQNAALLPALLQEIGRENPELLQEISNHQEQFIQMLNEPNPEAVPASGGSGSGGAGGAGGIRSDAPSGSHMSYIQVTPQEKEAIERLKALGFPEGLVIQAYFACEKNENLAANFLLQQNFDDD